A stretch of DNA from Natrinema halophilum:
AAACTGGCCTACGTGATGAGCCTCTACGTCGGCACGGACGTCGACGCGCCGGATTTCGTGGCGGTCGTCGACATCGATCCCGATTCGGACACGTACTGCAAAATCGTCGACCGCATCGAACTGCCAAACCGGGGGGACGAACTCCACCATTTCGGGTGGAACGCCTGTTCGTCGTCGTGCCACGTCGAGGGCCTCGAGCGGCGACACCTGATCGTCCCCGGCCAGCGCTCCTCGCGGATTCACGTAGTCGATACGAAAGAGCGGCGGAATCCCGAACTGGTCTCCGTGATCGAACCCGAAGACGTCTACGAGTACGACCTCTCCGCCCCGCATACCGTCCACTGTATCCCGGACGGACAGATACTGATCAGCATGCTCGGCGACGCCGACGGCGAGCTTCCGGGCGGGTTCCTCGAGCTGAACGAGGACTTCGAGATCGAGGGACGATGGGAACCGCCGGGCGAGATCGAGATGAACTACGATTACTGGTACCAGCCGCGCCAGAACGTGATGGTGTCCAGCGAGTGGGCCGCGCCGAAGACCTACTACCCGGGCTTCGACCTCGACGACGTCGAGGAAGGAAGGTACGGACGGAAGCTTCACTTCTGGGACTGGGAGGCCGGAACCGTCGAGCAGACGATCGACCTCGGCGAGGAAGGACTGATCCCGCTCGAGGTTCGGTTCCTTCACACCCCCGAGTCGACCCACGGGTTCGTCGGTGCCGCGCTCTCGTCGAACATCTTTCACTTCTGGCGGGACGAAGAGAGCGCGGCGCGCAGCGCCGCGGATGAAGCGAGCGGTGACGAACCGCGAGCCGCGGACGGGGAAGGGAAATACCGCGCCGAGAAAGTGATCGACTTCGAAGCCCGCGAGCACCCAGACTGGGATATGCCCGTTCCCGGCCTGACGACCGACATCCTGATTTCGATGGACGACCGCTACCTGTTCGGCTCGAACTGGCTCCACGGCGACATCTGGATGTACGACGTCTCGGACCCGTCGAATCCGCGACGCGCGGACTCGCTCTCGGTCGGCGGCACCTTCGGCGAGGTACAGGAAGTTCAGGGCCGCAAACTGAGCGCCGGACCGCAGATGATACAGCTCTCGCTCGACGGCGAGCGCCTCTACTGGACGACCTCGCTGTTCTCCTCGTGGGACGAGCAGTTCTACCCCGAGGAGGGCGAGCGGGGGTCGGTGATGTTGAAAGCCGACGTCGATCCCCGAAAGGGCACCCTCGAGCTCGACGAGGATTTCCTCGTCGACTGGGGCGAGTGCCCGGCGGGGCCGGCCCGTGCCCACGAGATCCGGTGGCCCGACGGCGACTGTACGAGCGACGTCTGGCAGTGATGGGTGCCGGCGATCGACCCGCGACATGACCGGGGCACCGAGCCACGACGTCCGCCTCGAGTGGCCCGACGGACGAACGCGGTCGATGGACATCCGCGAGGATGAGACGGTGCTCGAAGGGGCCGACCGCGTCGACGTCGCGCTGCCGTTTGGCTGTCGGACCGGCGCGTGCGGGACCTGTACTGGGCGACTGCTCGAGGTCGACGAGTCAGATCCGGCGGATGCCGGGCGCGACAGCGGAGCGGGCGCTGTCGAAGCCGCGTTCGCGTACCGTCGACGACCGCGGGCCCTGAAGGATCGACACCGAGACGACGGCTACGTGCTCCTGTGTATCGCCTCGCCGCGGGTCGACTGTCGGATCGCCGTCGGCTCGAGCGTTCACGCCGAACTGGTGGAAAATCCGTGGAAGTGACGGGGCGCGAAGGGCTCGAGACGACAGCGAAACGACCCGAACACAGTCAGTAACGTTAACGGGTGCGACCGGCTATCCTCGAGCAATGGCAGCTGCCGACGAGAACGCGGACGAAGACAATCCCTATCTCCAGGATCCGCCGACGGACTTCGCGCCGGTCGCGGACCTCTCCGAGGACGAAGCCGAGCGGCAAGTGGAACTGCTTCGGGAGGCCATTCGCGAGCACGACCGCCGGTATTACGTCGAGAGCGAGCCGTTGATCGCCGACCGAACCTACGACGCGCTGTTCGCTCGGTTGCGCGACCTCGAGGAGGCCTTCGACCTCTCCCATCCCGACAGCCCGACTCGAGCCGTCGGGGGGGAGCCCCTCGAGGAATTCGAGACGGTCTCCCACGTCGCGCCGATGCTCTCGATCGACCAGAGCGGGGAGGCCGAGGACGTCCGGGAATTCGGCGATCGGGTCGAGCGGGAAGTCGGATCCGTCCGGTACGTCTGTGAACCCAAATTCGACGGAATCTCCATCGAGTTCGTGTACGAGGACGGGCGCCTCGAGCGCGCGGTCACCCGCGGGGACGGCCGCGAGGGCGACGACGTCACCCGTAACGCCCGCACCATCGGTTCCGTCCCGCAGCGGCTTCACGGCGACTATCCCGACTTCCTGGCGGTTCGCGGCGAGGTCTACATGCCCAAAGACGCCTTCCAGCAGCACAACCGCGAGCGCATCGAACGCGGCGATGAGGCGTTTGCGAACCCGCGCAACGCCACCGCCGGAACGATCCGACAGCTCGATCCCTCGGTCGTCGCCGAGCGCCCGCTCGAGGTCTTCTTCTTCGACGTCCTCGAAGCGAGCGAACTCGAAGACTCCCATTGGAGCGAGCTCGAACGCTTCTCCACGTACGGCCTGCGGACGAACGACCGCGTCGAGATGGTGGACGGTGTCGAGGGTGCGATCGACTATCGCGATCGGCTGCTCGAGGTACGCGACGACCTGGACTACGAAATCGACGGGGTCGTCCTCAAGGTCGATTCCCGAGACGCTCGCGAGGAACTCGGCCGGACGGCCCGCCACGACCGGTGGGCGTTCGCCTACAAGTTCCCCGCTCGCGCGGAGGTCACGAGGATCGCCGACGTGGCGGTCCAGGTCGGACGGACGGGCCGTCTGACGCCCGTCGCCCTGCTCGAACCGGTCGACGTCGGCGGCGTCACCGTGTCGCGAGCGAGCCTCCACAATCCCGAGGAGATCGCCGAGAAGAACGTCAACGTGGGCGACACCGTCCGCGTCCAACGCGCGGGTGACGTCATCCCGTACGTCGAGGAAGTCGTCGAGAAAGGGAGCGAGGGCCATTACGAGATGCCCGACACCTGTCCCGTCTGCGGCAGTCCCGTCGAACGCGACGGTCCCATCGCGTTCTGTACCGGCGGCCTGGGCTGTGACGCCCAGCTGCGGCGTTCGATCGAGTACTACGCGGGCGACGACGGTCTCGACCTCGAGGGGCTCGGCGAGGAGAGCGTCCGCCAGCTCGTCGACGCCGGCCTGCTCACGACCGTCGCGGACCTGTACGAACTCGACCGGGAGGACCTCACAGACCTCGAAGGGTGGGGCGAAACCAGCGCCGAGAATTTGCTCGCGGAGATCGACGCCAGTCGCGAACCGGCGCTGGCCGACTTCATATCCGCCATGGGGATTCCCCACGTCGGCCCGACGACGGCCCGCGAACTGGCCCGCGAGTTCGGCCGGTTCGATGCGTTCCGCCAGGTCGCCGAGGAAGAGCCCGACCGACTCGAGGGCGTCGACGACGTGGGCGAAACGGTCGCCGAGACGATCCACGATTTCTTTACGAGCGAGGCCAACGCAGCCGTGGTCGACGACGTACTCGGTCACGTCATCCCACAGGAAGCCGCAGTCGATACCGGCGGCGACGAACTCGAGGGACTCACGTTCGTTTTCACCGGCTCGCTCGAAGACGTGACCAGAAGCGAAGCCCAAGAGCTCGTCGAAGCTCACGGCGCAAACGCGACGAGCAGCGTCTCGGGCAACACGGACTACCTCGTCGCCGGCGACAATCCCGGTGCGACGAAGCGCGAAGACGCCGATGCCAACGACGTCCCCATCGTCGACGAGGACGAGTTCCGGGCGCTGCTCGCAGACGAGGGAATCGACCTCGCGTAGTCGAAGACCGAAGTCCGCTTTAGTCCGGTCGAGTCGAGACATCCCAGCGGTCCGTCGGCGGAACCGACCCCGGCTCCGCCTCGGAATCCGAATCGCGCCGGACCGAATTGAAACTGACTATTTAATGCGCACGAGTCGTTCATTCCAACATTCCTGACAAGTCATCGTGTTGGATTCGTACGTACAACCGCAGTTCGAACATCGATAAATCCTCGTCGCAGATTTCTTTCGGTACAGCCGTTCCAGGTACTTTCCGAGACGCTTCACGTGGATCAGTAGCGTGCCAGCTACACCTTCGAGCAGTCGGTAAATGTACATAAGCTTCGTGGTAATTGTATATTCCATTACATTATGTGTTCTCTGGCGTCGTTCGGTTCCGGAGCCGACGGCACCAAACAGGGAAATGAACGAACGATGGAACGGGCGAACGAGCGGCGATTCCGTACGCTCATCGGAGAACTGGAACCCGGCTGCTCGACGATTGGCGATACTATCCGCGACGGCTGAGGATGTCGAAAACAGCGGTCACGACGGCCACGGCCCCGACGTCGTCGGGACGAGCTGCTCCGACCCCCACTCCCATCCGAAGAATCGCGTTCCCACGGTCGCGACGATTGCGACGGCGACACCGACCGCCGTACCGAGCGGAGATGAGTCCCCGGCCGAACGAGGCGGGCATACCCGCTCGATTGGCTTTCGGCGACGTAACTGCAGCCGGTGGCGGTGTGAATACTCAGTTCGGCAGTCGCTCGGCAATCGTAGCGAGGGACTCGCGGCCCTGTACTTCCCCCTCGAGGTCGGGCAACGTTACGACCTCGAGGTCTCGAAACATCGCCCGAATCTCCGCGAGTCGCTCCTCGTGGCGACGGTGGCGCGATCGACAGCGCGGACACCCTTCGTGGGGGTCCTCGAGGACTCGGTTCACGACCAGTCGTTCGACCGGGACGCCGGCTTCCCGAAGTCGTTCGACGAGTCGCTCCGTCTCCGAGATGGCCATCGACTCCGGGATGAGCACGACGCGAAACTCGGTGCGCTCAGGATCGACGAGCAGTTCGCGGGCGCGCTCGAGACGAGCCTGAAACGCCGCGAGATCGTCCGTTTCGTCCCGATCACCGGTCATCACCGATATCGGGCCGAGAAACGCCGTCCGGGCGGCCGATCCGATCCGGCGAACCTGTCCGCGCAGCGACTGAGCCGTCTCGAGTGCCAGTCCCATCACCTCGGGCATGTCGAACAACCGTAAGGTGTGCCCCGTCGGTGCGGTATCGAAGACGATGGTGTCCCACTCGCCCGAATCGACGTACTCGACCAGAAGATCTAGCGCCGCTATCTCGTCGCTGCCGGCCGGCACGCCTCCGGCGAAGAATCGTTCGATTTCCTCGTCGGAGAGACGGACTCCCGCACTACGGAGGTCGGCAGCGAGCGCCTGTGCCAGTTTCTCGTAGCGCTCTTTTTGCGTCTCGGGATCGATCTCGACGGCCCACAGGCCGCCGGGAGTGTCGGCATTGGACCCGAGCGACGCCGCGATCTCGAGGCCCTCGAGTTCGATCGGATCGGGTCCCAGGTCCACCTCGAAAGAGTCGGCCAGCGAGTGGGCCGGATCAGTCGAGACGACAAGTGTCGCCTTTCCGGCGGCTGACAACGAGAGGCCGGTCGCCGCCGCGCAGGTCGTCTTGCCAACGCCGCCTTTGCCACCGTAGAAGATGCAATCGGTCATAGTGGCGCGTACCACGACCGCTCCCCTAAACGGACACCCCGACAGAACAGAAACGCCGCGACCGGCAGACGTGCGGAACTCGGATTGGGTTCAAAACGTTGAATAAGCCGCCAACACGCCGATTCAGATGTCGACGCGATCGAATCGGTAGAGGGCGACCGCGGTCGGGACGACGATCCAGAACAGCAGGATCAAAACCGAGAACCAGTCCGTCAGGTAGAACGGATACTCGCCGCCGAACAGTTGCGCGTTGAAAGCGACGATGTTCTCGATCAAGTCCACGTCAGTGAGCAGCCTGAGACCATTGATGTACGCCTCTCCGGGATCGATGGCACGGATAAAGTATGCCCAGTTCGGTGGCCGCTCTGCGAGTACCTCCTGTCCCTGAATCTCCCGCGTGTACGTCACGGTGTCGAAAAAGAGGATGTCGCGCTGGCCGAGCAGTTGGAACGTTCCAAGGAGGCCGTTCCAGACGCCATAGAAGAGGAAAAACACGCTGATTATCCCCGCACCTGCTATGGTCGTCGACGGCGTCAGCGACGAGAGGGAGACGGCGATACTCGTGTAGGCGACGCCGTAGATGATCGACATCACGAGCAATCCGACATAGTTGGCAACATCGAAGGTCCCGAGAATTGCGGCGATGGGAACTGCAGCAAGCGCGAACCCGACTGTTAGCGATACCGTCAGAACGGCCGACCTGCCGAGAAGCTTTCCGAGAATGACGTCCTTTCGCGAGTGGGGCAACGAAAGAAGGATCTTGATGCTCCCGGATTCGCGTTCGCCAGCGATCGACTTCCAGCCCAGTATCAACGCGATAAGCGGCACGATGATTTTCGTGATCCGAATGAGCCAGAAGACGATAACGTCGAACATCGAAACCTGTGCTGTGACATCTCTGCCGAGAGAAGAGAGAATACCCGCCGCGATGACCAGCAAGAGGAAGAAAAACGCGCTCAGGCCCCAGAACAACCACGAGCGGATCGAATCCTGAAAGTCTTTTCTCGCAACCGCACGAACGCTCACGGGATTGATCGAACTCGAGGCCGACCCCCGTTTCGTTTCGTCGGGCGCAGTTCCCACGTCAGCACTCATCGCGCGTGCACCCCTGTCGTTGATCCAGTCGTATACGACTGGAAGACGTCCTCGAGCGAGGCTTCGGTCGTCTCGAAGTCCTCGATCTCGATGCCGCGGTCCTCGAGCGCCGAGAGAACGGCCGTCTTCGAACCCTCGACGGTCGCGACGATCGTGGGCGGATTCCGTTCCTCGACGGTGACATCGGTGACGTCGCGGAGCGAGCGAACTGCCTGGAGAGCGTCGTCATCGATTCGGTCGACGGTCACGCGCAGCGTGGTGCCGCTTTCGACGGAGTCGCGCAGACCCTCGACCGAGTCGACGGCGACCATTTCGCCGTCCCGAAGGATGCCAACGCGATCGCAGACCGCCTCGACCTGTCCCATGACGTGACTCGAGAAGAACACGGTCGCACCTCGCTCGTTCTCTTCGCGAACGATTTCGCGCATCTCGCGGGCCCCGTTCGGGTCGAGACCGGTCGACGGTTCGTCCAGGATGAGGAGTTCCGGGTCGCCGACCAGCGCCATCGCGAGCATGAGCCGCTGAGCCATCCCCTTCGAATACCCGCCGGCCTTTCTGTCGATGTCGTCCTCGAGGCCCACGCGTTCCAATAGCGCTTCGGGGCTGTCGTCGGCGTTTTTCGAGTCGATTGCGAACTCGAGGTGCTGGCGGGCGGTCAGGCGATCGTACGTCTCGACGCCCTCGGGGAGCACGCCGGTTCGTTTTCTGATGTCCCGGCTGTGGCGCTGAGCGTCCATACCGAGGACGGTGACGGAACCGGCGGTCGGGCGGACGAAATCGAGGACGACGTTGATCGTCGTCGACTTGCCGGCGCCGTTCGGGCCTAAAAAGCCGAACACCTCGCCCGTTTTGACCTCGAACGAGAGGTCGTCGAGGGCGACGGTCTGACCAAATGACTTGGTCAGGTTGTCGACTGTAAGAGCCTGCATATTCGTCCGGTCATCGCGTTGCCCGATAAGGTTTTTGACATCATTATAATAGCTGAAACCATCGGTTTTCGCACGCTTAGACGGTTTTCATCGCTAACAGATAGGAATTATTACCTTCCGTTCTAGATCGGATCGTCAGGATCGTACCGGTCGGCGGTCCGTTCGACTTCCGCGGCATACCGATCGCGAGTCTCCGCGTCGGGCACCCGCTCGAGTTCGGCTTCGGGAACGTCGACGGCGGCGGTGACCTCGGAGCCTGTCCGCAAGGCCGTCGAAGACCGATGGCGCTGCTGGTAGCGTGAGCCGTCCGGCGTCGCGTAGACGAGCGTAACGAAATCGCGGTCACCGAGTTCCCGTTCGACGAGCCAGCACTCGACCGTCTTGTCACTCATACGCAACGGGTTCGGGGTCGATCACCGAGAATGTTCCGTGTAGGGGCAATCCAGGGAGGCAGAGCCCGACGCGAACGCGATCGTGATAGCACGCGACCGTCCCGTCTCGATCCGGAAGGCGGACCCTACTCGTGCGAACGAGCCCCGACGTACTTGGGGGCCGACGTCGGATCAGTGACGACGAGCACTGATGGCCGACACCCGACGCGAGCGACTCGAACGCTGGAGCGAACACGTCGACCAGCTGTGCGACGATGGAGAGACCGTCGAGCGGCGCGTCGACCTCGAGGATGCGACGGTGGTCGTAACGAACCGCCGTGTCATGGCATTTACACCGAGTTCGGACGGTCCGAACTTCCGTTACGTCGATCGACCGAACGTCGGATCCGTAAGCGTCGAAACGGATGACCGACTGCGTCAGTTCTGCGTGGGGATCGTCGCCGCCGCCGTCGGCGTCGGATTGATAGAGACGGCGAGGGCCGTCAGGTTCACCGCTTACGTCCCTGAATT
This window harbors:
- a CDS encoding selenium-binding protein SBP56-related protein; the encoded protein is MSDASIPDDVEPDHEHEHSHHAEGPGYATPQAAIEESDREKLAYVMSLYVGTDVDAPDFVAVVDIDPDSDTYCKIVDRIELPNRGDELHHFGWNACSSSCHVEGLERRHLIVPGQRSSRIHVVDTKERRNPELVSVIEPEDVYEYDLSAPHTVHCIPDGQILISMLGDADGELPGGFLELNEDFEIEGRWEPPGEIEMNYDYWYQPRQNVMVSSEWAAPKTYYPGFDLDDVEEGRYGRKLHFWDWEAGTVEQTIDLGEEGLIPLEVRFLHTPESTHGFVGAALSSNIFHFWRDEESAARSAADEASGDEPRAADGEGKYRAEKVIDFEAREHPDWDMPVPGLTTDILISMDDRYLFGSNWLHGDIWMYDVSDPSNPRRADSLSVGGTFGEVQEVQGRKLSAGPQMIQLSLDGERLYWTTSLFSSWDEQFYPEEGERGSVMLKADVDPRKGTLELDEDFLVDWGECPAGPARAHEIRWPDGDCTSDVWQ
- a CDS encoding 2Fe-2S iron-sulfur cluster-binding protein, with the translated sequence MTGAPSHDVRLEWPDGRTRSMDIREDETVLEGADRVDVALPFGCRTGACGTCTGRLLEVDESDPADAGRDSGAGAVEAAFAYRRRPRALKDRHRDDGYVLLCIASPRVDCRIAVGSSVHAELVENPWK
- the ligA gene encoding NAD-dependent DNA ligase LigA, which produces MAAADENADEDNPYLQDPPTDFAPVADLSEDEAERQVELLREAIREHDRRYYVESEPLIADRTYDALFARLRDLEEAFDLSHPDSPTRAVGGEPLEEFETVSHVAPMLSIDQSGEAEDVREFGDRVEREVGSVRYVCEPKFDGISIEFVYEDGRLERAVTRGDGREGDDVTRNARTIGSVPQRLHGDYPDFLAVRGEVYMPKDAFQQHNRERIERGDEAFANPRNATAGTIRQLDPSVVAERPLEVFFFDVLEASELEDSHWSELERFSTYGLRTNDRVEMVDGVEGAIDYRDRLLEVRDDLDYEIDGVVLKVDSRDAREELGRTARHDRWAFAYKFPARAEVTRIADVAVQVGRTGRLTPVALLEPVDVGGVTVSRASLHNPEEIAEKNVNVGDTVRVQRAGDVIPYVEEVVEKGSEGHYEMPDTCPVCGSPVERDGPIAFCTGGLGCDAQLRRSIEYYAGDDGLDLEGLGEESVRQLVDAGLLTTVADLYELDREDLTDLEGWGETSAENLLAEIDASREPALADFISAMGIPHVGPTTARELAREFGRFDAFRQVAEEEPDRLEGVDDVGETVAETIHDFFTSEANAAVVDDVLGHVIPQEAAVDTGGDELEGLTFVFTGSLEDVTRSEAQELVEAHGANATSSVSGNTDYLVAGDNPGATKREDADANDVPIVDEDEFRALLADEGIDLA
- a CDS encoding ArsA family ATPase translates to MTDCIFYGGKGGVGKTTCAAATGLSLSAAGKATLVVSTDPAHSLADSFEVDLGPDPIELEGLEIAASLGSNADTPGGLWAVEIDPETQKERYEKLAQALAADLRSAGVRLSDEEIERFFAGGVPAGSDEIAALDLLVEYVDSGEWDTIVFDTAPTGHTLRLFDMPEVMGLALETAQSLRGQVRRIGSAARTAFLGPISVMTGDRDETDDLAAFQARLERARELLVDPERTEFRVVLIPESMAISETERLVERLREAGVPVERLVVNRVLEDPHEGCPRCRSRHRRHEERLAEIRAMFRDLEVVTLPDLEGEVQGRESLATIAERLPN
- a CDS encoding ABC transporter permease codes for the protein MSADVGTAPDETKRGSASSSINPVSVRAVARKDFQDSIRSWLFWGLSAFFFLLLVIAAGILSSLGRDVTAQVSMFDVIVFWLIRITKIIVPLIALILGWKSIAGERESGSIKILLSLPHSRKDVILGKLLGRSAVLTVSLTVGFALAAVPIAAILGTFDVANYVGLLVMSIIYGVAYTSIAVSLSSLTPSTTIAGAGIISVFFLFYGVWNGLLGTFQLLGQRDILFFDTVTYTREIQGQEVLAERPPNWAYFIRAIDPGEAYINGLRLLTDVDLIENIVAFNAQLFGGEYPFYLTDWFSVLILLFWIVVPTAVALYRFDRVDI
- a CDS encoding ABC transporter ATP-binding protein; protein product: MQALTVDNLTKSFGQTVALDDLSFEVKTGEVFGFLGPNGAGKSTTINVVLDFVRPTAGSVTVLGMDAQRHSRDIRKRTGVLPEGVETYDRLTARQHLEFAIDSKNADDSPEALLERVGLEDDIDRKAGGYSKGMAQRLMLAMALVGDPELLILDEPSTGLDPNGAREMREIVREENERGATVFFSSHVMGQVEAVCDRVGILRDGEMVAVDSVEGLRDSVESGTTLRVTVDRIDDDALQAVRSLRDVTDVTVEERNPPTIVATVEGSKTAVLSALEDRGIEIEDFETTEASLEDVFQSYTTGSTTGVHAR